The DNA region CATATCTAAATATTCATTTCCATCAATATCAGTTACTCTAACACCTTCACCATGGTCAAGTACGACCGGTTGTCTGGTAAAAGTGTTTATGAAATAGTCATCTTCTATTTTAATTAAGTCTTTAGTATTCATTTTATCATTCCATAAACTATTTAATCATTAATATTTATAATATTAATATTATTTAAAAATTAGGTGATAAAATGAAAGTCGCAATAATTGAAACCGATAAAGGGAACATTGAACTTGAATTATTCCCAAATGAAGCACCTGGAACTGTAGAAAACTTTGAAAAATTAATTAAAGAAGGATTTTATGATGGATTAACTTTCCACAGAGTAATTCCTGATTTTGTAATTCAAGGTGGATGTCCAAGAGGAAACGGTACTGGTGGTCCTGGTTACACAATTAAATGTGAAACTGAAGGAAACCCACACAGACACGGAACCGGTGCATTATCTATGGCACACGCAGGAAAAGACACTGGTGGAAGCCAATTCTTCATTACTCACTCTCCACAACCTCACTTAGACGGAGTACACACTGTATTCGGTCAAGTTATTAAAGGTCAAGATGTCGTTAACGCTATTCGCCAAGGCGACAAAATGAACAAAGTAACTGTAGAAGAAAGATAAATTCTTATCTTTCAACTTTTTTTTAATTTTTAGATTTAATACCAACCAGTGAAGCAAAAATAGATGCTACACACAACACCATACAAATTAAACAAGTTATCTGAGAGCTTGTAATTAAAAGAGGGAAATATTTCTCTACAATTGGTACATTACCCATCACAAATGCAAATACCAAAGTTAACATTCCCATACTCATTGTTTGACCGATAACACGCATTGTAGCAACAGATGCAGATGCAACAGGAGTGTCTTTAGGCGGAACAGAACCCATAATCGCATTTGTATTTGGAGATGAAAATATTCCAAAACCTAAACCATGAGCTATCATTGCAACAATCAAGAACCATAGTGGTGTTGAATTGTTAAGCATTGCAAGCATTCCAAGAGAAATTGCACCAAAAAGCATACCAACAGCAGCTAGTTTTTGTGGATTTATCTTATCAGAAAGTCTTCCTGAAATTGGAGCCATAATTACCTGAATTACAGGAGCAACCAAAAGCACCAAACCTGCCATTTGAGAGTCAAATCCTCTAATGTATTGAAGATTGTAGTTTACAATTGTTGTTACTGCAAATGTTGCAAGATAAGCTGTTAGCGCTGCAAAGTTAGCAGATGCAAATTTTGGATTTTTAAAGAATTTCACGTCAAATACAGGATATTTCTGTCTAAGTTCAATAGCAATAAATACTGCTAGTACAACTAAACCGACAACTGTTAATATGATACCAATACTTTCATCCAAACGGGTAAATCCATAGATGAAGAGTAAAATTCCTAATGAATATACAATTGAACCTTTCCAATCTATTGGGACATCTGCCATTGTAGCCCATTCTTCTTTGACTTCAACTATAAGTAAAATTAAAATCAAGACTAAAAAAGGAACTGATGTTAAAAATATAGATCTCCATCCGAACTGGAAGTTTAAAAATCCACCAACAACAGGAGAAGTTGATGTTGCAAGATAAACTCCAGTTACATTGATTCCAATAGCTTTACCACGTTCTTGAGGATCAAATGCAGATACAACCATAGCCATGGAAGCAACATTTAAAAATGATACACCAATACCTTGGACTAAACGACATAATAAAAACATTTCAGAGTTTATTGAAAAAATAGCTACAATAGAACTTATTATATAAACTGCTGTTCCGAATACCATTGACTTTTTAAGACCAAATTTAGCCGATAGCTGACCTGCAGGAATTGTAAAAATAGCTACTGCTAAAAAGAATAGCATAGTAACCCAGTTTTGAACAATATTACTCATGCCAAATTCAGATGCTAAACTTGGAACTGCCACCATTACCGCAGAAGATAAAAATACTGCAAAAAATGATGTTAAGGTTGCTACAATTAAAACGATGTTTTTGAGTTTCATTGCTTAATAATTTATAGCATAACCTATTTTAATTTAGCCATTAAACCGGATTTTCTTGCATAATGAAACATATACAGTTGAACATAACCTGCATTATCTCCAAATTCTTCCATTCCAAATTCCCTTACCTTGGTAACACTAATGTCCTTACCATCAAAGTATAAATGAGAAACAATTCTTTTTATCCATACATCACTTGGAAAAGCCTGTCTAAAGTTAAATCCGTAAAGTAAAATACAGTCAGCTACTTTTGGACCAACTCCAGGAACTTTCAGTATTGTCTCAAAAGCTTCATCATAGCTCATTTTTGGAATTTCCAAAAGGTCAATTTCATCTGTAAACATCTCAGCAGCTTTTCTCATATATGGTGCTCTATAGCCTACACCACATGATTTCAAATTATTATTGCATTTTGAGATGTCACCGGAAGTTAATTGGGCTTCTTCTTCATCATCTAAAAATATGTTTTGAAATGAAGAAACTTCAGGAAAAGTATAAAACTCATTATAGCTATTTCCCCAATTATGTTTAATTTCTGAAATTGATTTTGTCCATCTTTTAATAGAGTTATTTGCTGAACAAATTGAGGATATAATACACTCAAAGGGATTTGGAGCTAAAAATAGTCTTAATCCTGAGCAAAAATCAGACATCTGGCAAAGTTCTTCATGATTTGCCAAATATTTATAAAATTTATCTAAGTTAAAATCTAAATCAAAAATATAGTTTAGAGAAGATATAACCTCATTTTGAGAAATATCTCCTTGGTAATTAAATTCTAAGAATTCTCCGGATTGTTTAACATTAACTAAAACTGGTTTGTTATTGATTAAAATAGCCTGTTTATAGGAATCATCAATTTTTTCCCAAGGTGGTTGGGATGTCTGACCAGAAATCTGTGTTAATTCCAAATCAATCGGAGATTTAATAATCATAAACGAACAGCCACGTTATTTTCTTTTAAATATTCTTTTACTTCACCAATAGAATATTGATTGAAGTGGAAAATACTTGCTGCAAGAGCTGCACTAACGTCAGTTTTTTCAAAGACATCTAAAATATCTTTTGGCTCTCCAACACCACCACTAGCAATAACTGGAATATCAACAGCATCGTTAATAGCTTTGTTTAACTCAATATCATATCCGTTTTGAGTTCCATCTCCATCCATACTTGTTAGGAGAATTTCACCAGCACCTAAGTCCTGACATTCCTGAGCCCATTGAATTGCATCAATACCAGTAAATTCACGACCACCATAAATACTTGAATCAAACCAGCAGAAACCTTTTTCAGTTTCAATAACGGTTTTATCAGGAGCATCATCAGGATGATCAACATATCTTCTTTTAGCATCGATTCCAATTACAACTGCCTGTGATCCTACAACTTTTGAAGATTCTGTTAATAGCTTAGGATTTTTGATTGCTGCAGTATTGGTTGAACACTTGTCTGCACCTGCTCTAAGCATTTTAGTATAATCTTCAACTTTTCTTATTCCTCCACCAACACATATTGGCATGAAAACGTTTTCTGTTAATCTGTCAATAACATCGGCCATTGTAGCACGTCTTTCATGAGAAGCAGTAATATCTAAAACTACAATTTCGTCTGCTCCTTCCTCATAGTATCTGGTTGCAAGGTCTACTGGATTTCCAGCATATTTGATTTCTTTAAATTCAACTCCTTTTACAACCCTACCTTCAGGAACTTGTAAATCACAATCTAGACAAGGAATAATTCTTTTAGTTAACATAGTATCAAAAATAAATAAAAAAAATAGTATTGTTTAAAATAAACAATAATTAAGCTGAGTACCTTAAAACAAAGCACAAAATAGCCATGATAACAGTAGCAACAATAACGTGCTCTGGAGAAAGTTTTGGTCCGAGACTTTCTTCATCAAAATATCTTACTAAACCTGCACCTGTTTGAGGCATAGAAATTTTATCTTTTTTCGCCATAATAATCCCACGTATATAATTAATTAATAAAAATAATGTTTATAGTTATTTTGTTCATAGTATATATAGTTTAAATTTTTTCTTTTTTGATTACTTTAATATCACTGATTCTGGTATCAGGGTATTGTCCGTCGTCATCTTTTTCAACAGCCTTAACCATGTCCCAAACAGTTAATAAAGCAACGCTTACACCAGTAATAGCTTCCATCTCAACACCAGTTTTACCTAATGTATTAACAGCGCATGTAGCTATTATTTCGTCTTCTTTTACTTCAAAATCAAGTTCAATACCAGTTAAAGCCAACGGATGGCAAAGAGGAATAATTGAAGATGTGTTTTTAACAGCTTGAATTCCTGCAATTTGAGCAGTAGTTAAAACATTTCCTTTTTTGATTTCTTCATTTTGAATTAAATTAATGGTATTTTTATCTAAAAAGATGCTTCCACTTGCAATAGCTCTTCTTTTTTGATCTGGTTTTCCACCGACTTCAACCATGTGTACTCCATTTTCTGTTAAATGTGTAAATTCTTCAGCCATATTATCTACTTCTCACTAACTTCTATTACATCCAATTGTTCACAAATAGCCTTTACACCTAAAATTTCACTTATATTAGGTTGGCTTCTTCCCTCATCACCAGAGATTAATTCTTTAATGTATAATCCACCTTCAGTTTTAATACGGATACTGAAATGTGTATCGTCAATTATTTCGTATGACAATTCTTTAACATGTTTAACACGTACTTTGTCCGCACGTCTTCTTAATACTCTAAGTGGAGTTTGTTGATGAATTTCATCTAATTTTGGCAATTCGTCGAGTTTTGATACATCATATTTCTCATCACACTCAACAATTGCATTATAAACTTTATATGTATCAGGAGATGATTGTTTAATCTCCGCTTTTCTGTTTCTTTTACATAAGTGTAAATTATGATATGAAGTTTTTCCTTCATTCATTTCATTTACATCTGCTTCAACACTTTCCCAATCAAGTTTTCTTATTTTTGGTTCCTTGATTTCAAGTACAAACGGTCTTCCAGAACCTAACATTAATACATCAATGTCTTCACGACCAGCACCATGGAATTTAGCTTCCTTACCCTTGGTTAATTTTAATACATGCTCGGAAATCAATTCTTCAACGGATTCAGGATACTGTTTACCTGTGAAGTTACATTCTTCACAGCCTCTTCCTTTACATTTTGTACATGGCCATTTGGTTTGTGGAATTCCTCTTTGAAGTTTGTTGTACTTTCCTTCAATATATAACGGATTGATTTGAATTCTGACTTTAGATTCCACCAAATCAATGTTAAATACAATATCTTGGCTTTCAAACTCTGCTTCTTTATCATAGATTTCCCAGAGTCTTAAACCAATTAATCTGTTAACTTCTTTTTTAAGTGTTTCAACAGTCAAATTAAATTTAGCAGATAACTCGTCATCACGTTCCTGGATATCTTTAGGAATCTTTGATCCAACGAGGAAAGTATCAAATTCAACTCCTAATTGGTTGATTTTATCATCAATTTTTTTATACAAATCATCATTGAGTTTATCAAAGATATTATCACAGATTACGCAATCAACATCATCTAAATTAATGTCTAATTCTTCACAGACTTTATCTGCTCTTTCAATGTTATTTTTGCCTTCGATTGTTTTGGATAATTTACGTCCAAGGCAATTTTTACAGATTTTACCATCTGTTTGTTCTAAAATTTGTTTTGCTAATTCGTACATACTATCTATTCATGAATTGACCCATCATACGGTTCATTGCACCGCCACCTAAACGACCACCACGTTTTCCAATTCCTTTCATGGTCTTTTTGGTGTTGTTATAATATTTTAAAAGCTCTTTTACTTCACTTTCAGAAACACCAGATCCTCTAGCAATCCTTTGAACACGGGATTGTTTAATTATTTTAGGGTTTAACATTTCTTCTTCGGTCATTGAAGACATCATGATTTTGTAAGATGCAATTTTGTCTTCAGTCATTTTAGAAGCTTCTTTAGGGATTTTATTTCCCATTCCAGGAATCATATTTAAAACCTGTTGCATAGGACCCATTTTATTCATCATATCAAATTGGTTTTTCATATCAACCAATGTGAATTTACCGGTGAGCATATTGTTCATTGTTTTTTCTGCAATATCCTCGTCAATATTTTCTTCTGCTTTTTCAATAAGAGATCTTATATCCCCCATACCAAGCAATCTGGAGATGAATCTTTCTGGATCAAACAACTCAAAGTCGTCGATTCTCTCACCAGTACCGATGAATTTAATTGGAGCTCCTGTTTCTGCAACAGCAGACATTGCACCCCCACCTTTTGCAGAACCATCTAATTTTGTAATAATAATTGATCCAATATCAGTAGCTTTTGAGAATGCTTTAGCCTGTTCACCTGCTTGTTGACCAATTGTTCCATCAATAACAAGAATAGCTTCATTTGGATTGATAATATCATCTAATTCATCCATCTCAGCAATTAAATCTTCTTCCTGTTTGTGTCTACCAGCAGTATCGAAAATAATAACTTTTCTGTTTTTAAACTCTTGTAACCCTTTTCTAGCAAGGTCTAAAGCATCTTTATTATCAGGATCACCATATAAAGGAACGTCCATTTCTTCAGTTAACTGTTTTAATTGAACGTAAGCTGCTGGTCTCCATGTGTCTGTACATACAACTGCAGGGTTGAAACCTTTCTTTTGTAAGAACCTGCATAATTTACCAATGGTGGTTGTTTTACCACTACCTTGAAGACCTAAGAATAAAATTTTGTAAGGTCTTTCATTAATATCCAAACCAACAGTTTCACTACCTAAAAGATTTACCATTTCTTCATAAATAATTGTTATAACGTGTTCTCTTGGTGTAATACCTTTTGGAGGCTTTTCTTCAAGAGACCTGGTTTCAATTTTCTTTGATAAATCTAGAACTAACTTAATATTAACATCAGATTGAATTAAAGCACGTTGAATGTCTTTTACAACTTCTTTAATAGTTTTTTTATCAATAACTGACATTCCTACTAATTTCTTCATTGTATTAGTAAGATTTTCACCTAAATTTCCAAGCATATTAATCACTTATATTAATTCTAATTAGCAAACTTATATAATTATATTAGTCTATATTTATATATAACAAAGTTTTAATAATTTGTGATATCATGTTAGAAGAAGTAAAAAAATCTTTAGAAACATCACCAATTGTAAAAAAAGGTGAGTACAACTACTTTGTAAATCCTATAAGCGACGGTGTTCCAGCAATGAACCCGAAGATGCTTAGAGAATTAGCATTATCTGTATACAAACATGCAGATTTAGATGTTGATAAAATTGTAGCTGTTGAAGCAATGGGAATCCACTTAGCTACTGCATTATCCCTTGCAACAGACATTCCATTCGTTGTAATTCGTAAAAGACAATATGGTCTTGAAGGAGAAACAAAAGTACACCAAAAAACTGGATACGGTTCATCAAACCTTTATATCAACGATTTACATGCTGGTGAAAAAATATTGCTCATTGATGATGTGGTAAGTACTGGAGGAACATTAATAGCATTATTAGACACCTTAAAAGAGTTAGGTCTCGATATCAAATCAACAGTTGCTGTAATTGAAAAAGGTGCAGGAAAAGAAATCGTTAAACAAGAAACTGGTGTTGATGTATTATCCATCATTAAATTAGATGTTATCGACGGCAAAGTAGTTATCCAAGAAACAATCGAAGATTAAAATGTCAATGTATAATATGGATTTAGATAAAGTAATCCGAAAAATAACATCCATAGATGCTCAAACTGTTGGTCTTCAGTTTCCAGAAGGTTTGAAAATGCAGGCTGTTAAAATAGCCAGACAAATCGAAGAAGAAACTGATGCAACAGTCATCATTTCAGGTGACCCATGTTTTGGAGCATGTGATGTTAGTGATTACAAAATGAAAGGGTCTGTGGACTTGATTGTTCATTATGGACACACACCACTTCCTTTAAAATATGAAGTTCCAACATTATTCATTGAAGCATATTCAAATATTGATATTAAAAAAGATCTTGAGAAATCCTTAGAACATTTAAAAGACTACTACAGAATAGGGCTTGTTACAACAACACAGCACCTGCATCTTTTAAATGAAACTAAAGATTTCCTTGAGGACAATGGAAAAGAAGTTATTCTTGGTTCCTCACCATCAACCAGAAAAGGGCAAGTTTTAGGATGTAATTTCTCATCAATCAAAGATTTGGATGTTGAAATAATCCTATTTATTGGAAACGGAAACTTTCACGCATTGGGAATTAAATTATTCTCAAATACCCCCGTTCTTGCTCTAGACCCATACAATGGTGAAATTAGAAGCATGAATGAATTTGCAGACAGAATCTTAAGAATCAGATTTGCAAGAATCACAAAGGCCCGCAGTGCTAAAAAATGGGGAATTTTAGTATCTACAAAAGAAGGCCAATACAGAATGACATTAGCAAAAGAGATTAAAAAGATTCTAGAAGATGCAAATATGGAAGCCTATATCATATTAGTAGATAATGTTTCACCAGACGTCTTGCTTCCTTACTTAGAACTAGATGCATTTGTTGTAAGTGCATGTCCAAGAATTGCAATTGATGATTCCCAAATGTATAAAAAACCATTATTAACTCCACAGGAACTTGAAATAGTTCTAGATAAAAGAGAATGGGAAAATTACCAATTAGACGAAATTTTATTCCATGAACGCTATAAATAATTTTAAATATTAATTTAAATAAAATTATTATATTAAAGAAATTTTTATAAACTCTTTATTTTGGTGATTTTAATATGAAAATAGAAGAAGATAAAATTGTAATGCCTGGAGATAAATTAGGAATAATTGAACAATATCTTCCAGGAGAGGGTACTTATGATGACGATGGAGATATTAAATCATCAGTACTTGGAAATGTTAAAATTAATCAAAAAATGAAGGTAATTTCTGTTGTGTCAGATGCAAAACCTGCTCTTTTAAAAGTTGGAGACATAGTTTATGGTCAAATAACCGACATCAAACCACAAAGAGCTAATGTTCAAATTGAATGTATTAAAGACAATGGAAGACCATTAGCATTGCCTTATATGGGTGCTATACACATCTCACAAGCAAAAAAAGATTATTTAGAGAAATTATCTGATGCTTTTAGAATAGGAGATATCATTCAAGCAAAAGTTGTTAAAGTTACTGGAGACAATGTTGATTTAGGCAGTACTGATGATGATTGCGGTGTCCTAAAAGCTATGTGTACTCGTTGTAGAGATTACATGCACACTACACAAAAAGCTGACGAAGTTCAATGTAATAGTTGTAACAAGAAAGAAAAACGTAAAGTTTCTAAAAACTACATTAATGATTAATTAGGTTGATAAAATGATGGAAAATTTTGAAATAATTGAAGATAAAACATTAGAATTAACTTTTGTTGTAAAAGATGAAAGTCATGGAGTTTGCAATGCATTAAGACACATTTTAATGCAAAACCCTGATGTTGAGTATGCAGTTTACAATATTGATCATCCTCTTACTGGAAAACCAGAAATGACAATTAAAACCAAAAAAGGAAAAAGACCAAGAAATGCATTGAAAAAAGCTGCAGAAGAACTCCACAGTCAAAGTGCAGATTTAAAAAAACTTATTGATGAAGCTTTAGAATAAGCTTCAATACTTTATTTTTAAGTGGTTTAATGAGTAAATACAAAAAACCATCTATAACTACCGATATTTTTATTTTTGATGATAATTTTAATTTTATTTTAATTAAAAGAAAAAATAATCCTTTTAAAAATTATTGGGCGCTACCAGGTGGATTTGTTGACTATGGTGAGACAGTAGAGTCTGCTGCTATAAGAGAAGCAAAAGAGGAAACAAGCATTGATGTTGAACTCATAGATTTAGTCAATGTTTATTCTGACCCTAACAGAGATTCAAGAGGTCATACTATAAGTGTAGTATATACTGCAAAAGGAAATTTCGATGATAGAAATGCAGATGATGATGCAATAGATATTGGCATATTTTCAGATGATGAAATAAATGAAATAGACCTTGCATTTGACCATAAGAAAATAATAAAAGACTGCTTAAATAAAGCTAAAAATAAAAAATAAGGTTATATTTAAATAATTTAAAAAAAAAATCATTGTAATATAAATTAATATTTAAATTATAGAGGAGGAGTTAAATGGAATTTTGTCCAGAATGTGGAGCAATGATGTTTCCAAATGGTAACATTTTAAAATGTAACGGTTGCGGTTACACTAAAGAAGACTCCAATAATAATGATTATACAGTTTCAAAGAAAGTTGAGACTGAAGATAATGTTAAAATGTTGGGTGAAGACGTAGACGTTGGCCCAAGAACAGAAGAAGTATGTCCAGAATGTGGACATAACATTGCAACATACAAATTATTACAAACTCGTAGTGCTGATGAAGCTCCTACTCGTATATTCACATGCGTTAAATGTAAACATACTTGGAGAGCATATGACTGAGGGTGTTTTATGAAAGATTCTAAAGAAAAAGAACATAGGATTTCTAATTTAAAGGATTTGATTGACAATGTCAAAGAGGATAATCCTTCAGAAGATCCACAGGAAGATAAAGAATTAATTAATTATCTTGAAGATTCCAGTGAATTTGATAAATTAGATATCGATGATGAGTATATTTATCATCCGGATAATAATAAAGCCGATGTTGTAAATTTAGAAGATGCACCTATCGATAAAGATTTTTTAATCAATACTCCAAAAGAAGAAAAATTAGATGATTTAGTTGAAGAACTAGAAGAACCAGAAGACATCATTAGTGAAATGAGTGAAAACTTTGAATACATCATTAATGCTAAAATTGGCAGGACTCCTATTTTAGGAATTTTCAGCGCTGTTTTAGGTGTTGTATTACTAATAGCTTCAATATTTATATTCCAATCTGCTAGTGATAGAGTAATTGATAATGTTGTTGCTGGTGAAACAAATATTATTTCAGTACTTGCCCTTGGATTTGGAATTATATTCTTAGCTTACGGAATCTACAAAGTATTCAATGTCAGAAATCCTTTAACAGGAATAACCAATAGTATTAACTCTATTGATGCACAGGAAAAAGTTAAAAAAGAAGAAGCTAAGGAAAAAGAAAACAAAAATGTTATTCCTAAAAGCAATATTCCTTTAGATAAAGATTCATACAAAATTGGTGAATTCAATATAAAGGACATTAAAACTAAATTTAAAAAATCATCTGATTCTAATAAAAAACCACTCCAACCTATCACTGAAAACATCGATGATATCCCACCTGCTAAAGAAAAAGAAGAAAGCAAAAAAGGATTGACTCGTGAAGAAATTGAGGATATTGAATACAGACAAGCAAAACTCGATAATGAAAGTATTGATGATATTTTTGCTGAAGTAGACGATATTGATTAATTTCCATTTATTTCTATTTTTTTCTTTTATTTTAGAAACAATAGAAATAATAATTATTAATAGGGCCTGTAGTCTAGTCAGGAATGACGCAGGACTTCGGATCCTGAGGTCGAGGGTTCAAATCCCTCCAGGTCCGCTATTTTTTAACTCTAACAACTGCTTCTTTGAAAAAGTCAGGTATTAAAGATCTATACATTGGACTTTTAAATAGCATGTTGATATCACTATCAATAATGTAAGTATAACATGAGTCGTCTTCAGCTCTCATACCACGTCCATATGCCTGCATTAAAGTCATTACTGTTTTATATGCATACCATTTCTTATCACGTTTCATTCTCATATTAACCTGCTTATCACCAAGATATGGGAAAGGCATTTTATAAATAACCTGGAATCTACATTTATCATAAGGTAAATCCACACCTTCACTCATAGATGGTGAAATTAAAACTAATGGGTTTTCACTTTTCTCAAAGAAATCTAAAACTTGTTCTCTGTTTTTTGAAGTATGTGAAATTAATCTTGAATTATACAAATTATTTGTAATAAACTGCTGACATTTATAACTGTGAGTATGAATTAATCCTTTATCTCCTTCGTGTTTTTTCAAAATCTCCTGTAAAATAGGAATAGTCTTAGGAGCTGTATTTTTAATCCTGTTAGCAGACATTTTACCTGCTAAATTAAGAATAATCGGTCTTTTTTCTTTGGTAAAGGGACTATCAACCTTAATATGATAAACATCATTTGGATTTAATCCTAACCATTTTGAAAACATTTTATGAGATAAAATTGTAGCACTCATAAAAATAA from Methanobacteriaceae archaeon includes:
- a CDS encoding peptidylprolyl isomerase, translated to MKVAIIETDKGNIELELFPNEAPGTVENFEKLIKEGFYDGLTFHRVIPDFVIQGGCPRGNGTGGPGYTIKCETEGNPHRHGTGALSMAHAGKDTGGSQFFITHSPQPHLDGVHTVFGQVIKGQDVVNAIRQGDKMNKVTVEER
- a CDS encoding MFS transporter — protein: MKLKNIVLIVATLTSFFAVFLSSAVMVAVPSLASEFGMSNIVQNWVTMLFFLAVAIFTIPAGQLSAKFGLKKSMVFGTAVYIISSIVAIFSINSEMFLLCRLVQGIGVSFLNVASMAMVVSAFDPQERGKAIGINVTGVYLATSTSPVVGGFLNFQFGWRSIFLTSVPFLVLILILLIVEVKEEWATMADVPIDWKGSIVYSLGILLFIYGFTRLDESIGIILTVVGLVVLAVFIAIELRQKYPVFDVKFFKNPKFASANFAALTAYLATFAVTTIVNYNLQYIRGFDSQMAGLVLLVAPVIQVIMAPISGRLSDKINPQKLAAVGMLFGAISLGMLAMLNNSTPLWFLIVAMIAHGLGFGIFSSPNTNAIMGSVPPKDTPVASASVATMRVIGQTMSMGMLTLVFAFVMGNVPIVEKYFPLLITSSQITCLICMVLCVASIFASLVGIKSKN
- a CDS encoding DNA glycosylase, which encodes MIIKSPIDLELTQISGQTSQPPWEKIDDSYKQAILINNKPVLVNVKQSGEFLEFNYQGDISQNEVISSLNYIFDLDFNLDKFYKYLANHEELCQMSDFCSGLRLFLAPNPFECIISSICSANNSIKRWTKSISEIKHNWGNSYNEFYTFPEVSSFQNIFLDDEEEAQLTSGDISKCNNNLKSCGVGYRAPYMRKAAEMFTDEIDLLEIPKMSYDEAFETILKVPGVGPKVADCILLYGFNFRQAFPSDVWIKRIVSHLYFDGKDISVTKVREFGMEEFGDNAGYVQLYMFHYARKSGLMAKLK
- the hisF gene encoding imidazole glycerol phosphate synthase subunit HisF, with protein sequence MLTKRIIPCLDCDLQVPEGRVVKGVEFKEIKYAGNPVDLATRYYEEGADEIVVLDITASHERRATMADVIDRLTENVFMPICVGGGIRKVEDYTKMLRAGADKCSTNTAAIKNPKLLTESSKVVGSQAVVIGIDAKRRYVDHPDDAPDKTVIETEKGFCWFDSSIYGGREFTGIDAIQWAQECQDLGAGEILLTSMDGDGTQNGYDIELNKAINDAVDIPVIASGGVGEPKDILDVFEKTDVSAALAASIFHFNQYSIGEVKEYLKENNVAVRL
- a CDS encoding preprotein translocase subunit Sec61beta, whose product is MAKKDKISMPQTGAGLVRYFDEESLGPKLSPEHVIVATVIMAILCFVLRYSA
- the moaC gene encoding cyclic pyranopterin monophosphate synthase MoaC, translated to MAEEFTHLTENGVHMVEVGGKPDQKRRAIASGSIFLDKNTINLIQNEEIKKGNVLTTAQIAGIQAVKNTSSIIPLCHPLALTGIELDFEVKEDEIIATCAVNTLGKTGVEMEAITGVSVALLTVWDMVKAVEKDDDGQYPDTRISDIKVIKKEKI
- a CDS encoding tRNA pseudouridine(54/55) synthase Pus10, which translates into the protein MDSMYELAKQILEQTDGKICKNCLGRKLSKTIEGKNNIERADKVCEELDINLDDVDCVICDNIFDKLNDDLYKKIDDKINQLGVEFDTFLVGSKIPKDIQERDDELSAKFNLTVETLKKEVNRLIGLRLWEIYDKEAEFESQDIVFNIDLVESKVRIQINPLYIEGKYNKLQRGIPQTKWPCTKCKGRGCEECNFTGKQYPESVEELISEHVLKLTKGKEAKFHGAGREDIDVLMLGSGRPFVLEIKEPKIRKLDWESVEADVNEMNEGKTSYHNLHLCKRNRKAEIKQSSPDTYKVYNAIVECDEKYDVSKLDELPKLDEIHQQTPLRVLRRRADKVRVKHVKELSYEIIDDTHFSIRIKTEGGLYIKELISGDEGRSQPNISEILGVKAICEQLDVIEVSEK
- a CDS encoding signal recognition particle protein Srp54, giving the protein MNMLGNLGENLTNTMKKLVGMSVIDKKTIKEVVKDIQRALIQSDVNIKLVLDLSKKIETRSLEEKPPKGITPREHVITIIYEEMVNLLGSETVGLDINERPYKILFLGLQGSGKTTTIGKLCRFLQKKGFNPAVVCTDTWRPAAYVQLKQLTEEMDVPLYGDPDNKDALDLARKGLQEFKNRKVIIFDTAGRHKQEEDLIAEMDELDDIINPNEAILVIDGTIGQQAGEQAKAFSKATDIGSIIITKLDGSAKGGGAMSAVAETGAPIKFIGTGERIDDFELFDPERFISRLLGMGDIRSLIEKAEENIDEDIAEKTMNNMLTGKFTLVDMKNQFDMMNKMGPMQQVLNMIPGMGNKIPKEASKMTEDKIASYKIMMSSMTEEEMLNPKIIKQSRVQRIARGSGVSESEVKELLKYYNNTKKTMKGIGKRGGRLGGGAMNRMMGQFMNR
- the hpt gene encoding hypoxanthine/guanine phosphoribosyltransferase, which gives rise to MLEEVKKSLETSPIVKKGEYNYFVNPISDGVPAMNPKMLRELALSVYKHADLDVDKIVAVEAMGIHLATALSLATDIPFVVIRKRQYGLEGETKVHQKTGYGSSNLYINDLHAGEKILLIDDVVSTGGTLIALLDTLKELGLDIKSTVAVIEKGAGKEIVKQETGVDVLSIIKLDVIDGKVVIQETIED
- the dph2 gene encoding diphthamide biosynthesis enzyme Dph2 — protein: MSMYNMDLDKVIRKITSIDAQTVGLQFPEGLKMQAVKIARQIEEETDATVIISGDPCFGACDVSDYKMKGSVDLIVHYGHTPLPLKYEVPTLFIEAYSNIDIKKDLEKSLEHLKDYYRIGLVTTTQHLHLLNETKDFLEDNGKEVILGSSPSTRKGQVLGCNFSSIKDLDVEIILFIGNGNFHALGIKLFSNTPVLALDPYNGEIRSMNEFADRILRIRFARITKARSAKKWGILVSTKEGQYRMTLAKEIKKILEDANMEAYIILVDNVSPDVLLPYLELDAFVVSACPRIAIDDSQMYKKPLLTPQELEIVLDKREWENYQLDEILFHERYK
- a CDS encoding exosome complex RNA-binding protein Csl4 encodes the protein MKIEEDKIVMPGDKLGIIEQYLPGEGTYDDDGDIKSSVLGNVKINQKMKVISVVSDAKPALLKVGDIVYGQITDIKPQRANVQIECIKDNGRPLALPYMGAIHISQAKKDYLEKLSDAFRIGDIIQAKVVKVTGDNVDLGSTDDDCGVLKAMCTRCRDYMHTTQKADEVQCNSCNKKEKRKVSKNYIND